The following are encoded together in the Girardinichthys multiradiatus isolate DD_20200921_A chromosome X, DD_fGirMul_XY1, whole genome shotgun sequence genome:
- the LOC124863231 gene encoding charged multivesicular body protein 6-like, with amino-acid sequence MGNVFGRKSQSSRVTEQDKAILQLKQQRDKLKQYQKRISVQLEKERLLAKQLLKDGKKEKALLLLKKKRYQDQLLEKTESQISNLERMVQDIEFMQIEMKVIEGLNAGNECLKSMHEIMSIEDVEKILDETQESIEYQRQIDEMLAGALTQEDEDAVLAELEAITQEEDVALPEVPTDHVPEIPEAAKVEPERKGVMKKQNREMLAA; translated from the exons ATGGGAAACGTCTTTGGGAGAAAGAGCCAATCCTCTCGTGTAACGGAGCAAGATAAAGCCATTTTG CAACTAAAGCAGCAGAGAGATAAACTGAAGCAGTATCAAAAGAGAATCAGTGTACAGCTGGAGAAGGAAAGACTTCTGGCGAAGCAGCTGCTAAAAGATGGCAAGAAAGA AAAAGCACTGTTGCTTCTTAAGAAAAAACGCTATCAGGATCAGCTACTAGAGAAGACCGAGAGTCAGATTTCAAATTTAGAGCGTATG GTTCAAGATATTGAGTTCATGCAAATTGAGATGAAAGTTATCGAGGGGCTTAATGCTGGCAATGAATGCCTGAAAAGCATGCACGAG ATCATGTCAATagaagatgtggaaaaaatccTGGATGAGACCCAAGAATCAATTGAGTATCAAAGG CAAATAGATGAAATGTTGGCTGGAGCCTTGACCCAGGAAGATGAAGATGCTGTTTTAGCAGAATTAGAAGCTATCACTCAG GAAGAAGATGTAGCACTTCCAGAGGTTCCCACTGACCATGTACCAGAGATACCAGAAGCTGCTAAAGTTGAACCAG agaGGAAAGGCGTTATGAAGAAACAGAACAGAGAGATGCTGGCAGCGTAA